A part of Aquaspirillum sp. LM1 genomic DNA contains:
- a CDS encoding RNA-binding domain-containing protein encodes MIDTTDLIRELLYQVRLGEDSAYEFKSIAIKGKKVEQPHRDSVADELAAFANARGGILVLGVADKTREVEGIAREDLDTVDLWLANIASQLVDPPLPIETRLVEIPNRQGEAKPVVWVRVAKSVFVHRSPSGYYHRVGSSKREMSPELLARIFQQRSMVRLIRFDEQLVPQAEKEAIAPELKVRFLRGDLPEQTQLKKLYLIGDDESGTTRLTVSGVLLLTARPADFLSSAYVQCVAYSGTERNAEYQLDAQDCDGPVDEQIRLAFHFVKRNMRTEAVKRPGRIDIPQYDLAAVFEAIVNAVAHRDYSMHGARIRLHLFADRLELSTPGGLPNSLTIDSMDANSITRNETLVNLLSRYYPADPVSKRQNLIERRGEGVPTILNASEKLSLRRPLYQQLDHTELKLTIYAASREKNGLVAQFTAEE; translated from the coding sequence ATGATCGATACCACCGACCTCATCCGCGAACTCCTCTACCAGGTCCGGCTCGGCGAAGATTCCGCCTACGAATTCAAGAGCATTGCCATCAAGGGCAAGAAGGTCGAACAGCCGCACCGAGACAGCGTCGCCGACGAACTCGCCGCCTTCGCCAACGCGCGTGGCGGCATTCTGGTGTTGGGGGTGGCCGACAAAACGCGGGAAGTCGAAGGCATCGCCCGCGAAGACCTCGACACCGTAGACTTGTGGCTGGCCAACATCGCCAGCCAACTCGTCGATCCGCCGTTACCCATCGAAACCCGGCTGGTCGAAATCCCCAACCGCCAGGGCGAAGCCAAACCCGTTGTCTGGGTGCGCGTCGCCAAGAGCGTTTTCGTCCACCGCAGTCCGAGCGGCTACTACCACCGCGTGGGCTCCAGCAAGCGGGAAATGTCACCGGAACTGCTGGCCCGGATATTCCAGCAGCGCAGCATGGTGCGCCTGATCCGTTTCGACGAGCAGCTTGTTCCCCAGGCCGAAAAGGAAGCCATCGCCCCGGAACTCAAGGTCCGCTTCCTGCGCGGTGACCTGCCGGAACAGACGCAGCTCAAGAAGCTCTACCTGATCGGCGACGACGAAAGTGGTACAACGCGGCTCACCGTCAGCGGCGTGCTGCTGCTTACCGCGCGCCCGGCAGATTTTCTTTCATCGGCCTACGTCCAGTGCGTTGCCTATTCCGGCACTGAGCGCAATGCCGAATACCAGCTTGACGCCCAGGACTGCGATGGCCCGGTGGATGAGCAAATTCGCCTTGCTTTCCACTTCGTCAAACGCAATATGCGCACCGAAGCCGTCAAGCGCCCCGGCCGCATCGACATTCCGCAATACGACCTGGCCGCCGTGTTTGAAGCCATCGTCAATGCCGTTGCCCACCGCGACTATTCGATGCACGGCGCGCGCATCCGCCTGCACCTGTTTGCCGACCGCCTCGAACTTTCCACCCCCGGCGGCCTGCCCAACAGCCTGACCATCGACAGCATGGACGCCAACAGCATCACCCGTAACGAAACCCTGGTGAATTTGCTGTCGCGCTATTATCCTGCCGACCCGGTCAGCAAACGGCAGAACCTGATCGAACGGCGTGGCGAAGGTGTGCCCACGATTTTGAACGCCAGCGAAAAGCTGTCGCTACGCCGACCGCTGTACCAGCAGCTTGATCACACCGAACTCAAGCTCACCATTTACGCCGCCAGCCGCGAGAAAAACGGCCTGGTGGCGCAGTTCACCGCAGAAGAATAA